In Hirundo rustica isolate bHirRus1 chromosome 2, bHirRus1.pri.v3, whole genome shotgun sequence, one genomic interval encodes:
- the NYX gene encoding nyctalopin gives MTEDETHLCSSCVLLEPSSLLARPEMPLENNQVILWVPQVHGVWVCVRSCPPSCVCTPERSCSVLCDRAGLGQIPSEFPCEASSINLDKNSIKFLSERAFGTLPSLKSLSLNHNNISFITPGAFKGLPSLTELKMAHNEYIRYLHTRTFTALRRLVRLDLADCNLFNIPDRIFIELPALQELFCFQNNFRRIPGAIRGMENLTHVYLERNRIEAVAYNSLQGLTKLKYLNLQDNKINVIHERAFQGCQRMEYLYLNDNLIGELPENSFDGLRHLKMLNLGGNFLRNISNTWFRDLGELEFLYLDRNRISYIEEGAFENLTSLVALHLNSNNLTTLPFSVFEPVYFLGRLYLFRNPWECDCRIEWLKEWMENYRLVRDIPCASPSSVAGIDLTDVLFERSPEGYCLDPVELNVTSEGPTPSEEPWSTTESKFNSLISKLLLQMGLPEEVANATEVYSNTTQPDGQTEGVSSGTGEDRTEADSSSLCLPALFTVIVLLCK, from the exons ATGACAGAGGATGAAACCCATCTCTGTTCTTCCTGTGTGCTTTTAGAGCCCTCAAGTTTGCTTGCTAGACCTGAAATGCCACTGGAGAATAATCAAG TGATCCTTTGGGTCCCACAGGTCCACGGGGTGTGGGTCTGCGTGcgctcctgccctcccagctgcGTGTGCACCCCGGAGAGGAGCTGCTCCGTGCTCTGTGACCGTGCCGGGCTGGGGCAGATCCCCAGCGAGTTCCCCTGCGAAGCCTCTTCCATCAACCTGGATAAAAACAGCATCAAGTTCCTGTCTGAGAGGGCCTTTGGGACGCTGCCCTCTCTCAAGTCCCTGTCGCTCAACCACAACAACATCTCCTTCATCACGCCGGGGGCGTTCAAGGGGCTGCCCAGCCTGACGGAGCTGAAGATGGCCCACAACGAGTACATTCGCTATCTCCACACTCGGACCTTCACCGCGCTCCGGCGCCTCGTGAGGCTGGACCTGGCCGACTGCAACCTCTTCAACATCCCAGACAGGATCTTCATCGAGCTGCCcgctctgcaggagctgttcTGCTTCCAGAACAACTTCCGAAGGATCCCAGGCGCCATCAGGGGCATGGAGAACTTGACCCACGTGTACCTGGAGCGAAACAGGATCGAAGCTGTGGCCTACAACTCCCTGCAGGGCCTGACCAAGCTGAAATACCTGAATCTGCAGGACAACAAGATAAATGTCATCCACGAGCGAGCTTTTCAGGGCTGTCAGAGGATGGAGTACCTGTACCTGAACGACAACTTGATCGGTGAGCTCCCAGAAAACTCCTTTGATGGGCTGAGGCACCTGAAGATGCTCAACCTTGGGGGGAATTTTCTCAGGAACATTTCCAACACCTGGTTCCGGGACTTGGGGGAGCTGGAGTTCCTCTACCTGGACCGCAACAGGATCAGCTACATCGAGGAAGGGGCTTTTGAGAACCTCACCAGCCTGGTGGCTCTGCACTTGAACAGCAACAACCTGACGACGCTGCCCTTCTCCGTGTTCGAGCCCGTGTACTTCCTGGGGCGCCTGTACCTCTTCCGCAACCCCTGGGAGTGCGACTGCCGCATCGAGTGGCTCAAGGAGTGGATGGAGAACTACAGGCTGGTCAGGGATATTCCGTGTGCCTCCCCCTCCTCCGTGGCTGGGATTGATCTGACGGACGTGCTCTTCGAGAGGTCTCCCGAGGGTTACTGCCTCGACCCGGTGGAGCTGAATGTCACCTCCGAGGGGCCGACGCCGAGCGAGGAGCCTTGGTCTACGACAGAGAGCAAGTTCAACAGCCTTATCTCCAAACTCTTGCTCCAGATGGGCCTTCCCGAAGAGGTGGCAAACGCCACCGAGGTGTACAGTAACACCACGCAGCCGGACGGACAGACTGAAGGGGTTTCCTCCGGCACGGGGGAGGACAGAACCGAGGCTGACTCCTCTTCCTTGTGCCTCCCAGCACTTTTCACAGTGATTGTTCTGCTGTGCAAATAG